A single Alosa sapidissima isolate fAloSap1 chromosome 17, fAloSap1.pri, whole genome shotgun sequence DNA region contains:
- the myca gene encoding transcriptional regulator Myc-A, translating to MPLNSSLASKNYDYDYDMVQPYFYFENDEDFYHQQQGQLQPPAPSEDIWKKFELLPTPPLSPSRRPSLSSFYPSTADQLEMVSEFLGDDVVNQSFICDADSSKSIIIQDCMWSGFSAAAKLEKVVSERLASLQAARRESSSSDSTDSSRLNANYLQDLNTSASECIDPSVVFPYPLAENPKPSKVTQLTIMSMETPPNSGSSSGSDSEDEDEDEEEEEDDEDDEDDEEEEEIDVVTVERRQAVRRSDSDPSNLRQHSPLVLKRCHVSTHQHNYAAPPSTRHEQPAVKRLRLEPVTASNSSRPGRQSGGSRKCSSPRTSDSEDNDKRRTHNVLERQRRNELKMSFFALRDEIPEVANNEKAAKVVILKKATECIFSMQSDEQRLLSLKEQLRRKSEQLRLRLEQLRNSHV from the exons ATGCCGCTAAATTCAAGTTTGGCGAGTAAAAACTACGACTACGATTATGACATGGTTCAGCCGTACTTCTATTTTGAAAACGATGAGGATTTCTATCACCAGCAACAAGGACAGCTTCAACCGCCCGCTCCAAGTGAGGACATTTGGAAGAAATTCGAACTGCTGCCCACTCCGCCTCTGTCACCAAGCCGACGACCCTCGCTCTCCAGTTTCTACCCCTCAACAGCAGACCAGCTAGAGATGGTGTCAGAGTTTCTAGGGGACGACGTTGTCAACCAGAGTTTTATCTGCGACGCAGACAGCTCCAAGTCTATCATTATACAGGACTGCATGTGGAGCGGCTTTTCTGCTGCAGCCAAGTTGGAGAAAGTGGTTTCTGAAAGACTTGCATCGCTCCAGGCTGCTAGGAGAGAATCTTCATCAAGCGACAGCACGGATAGCAGCCGGTTGAATGCGAACTATTTGCAAGACCTGAACACCTCTGCTTCGGAATGCATCGATCCTTCGGTGGTCTTTCCTTATCCCCTGGCCGAAAATCCCAAACCCAGCAAGGTGACACAGTTGACAATTATGTCAATGGAAACTCCTCCCAACAGCGGTAGTAGCAGCGGTAGTGATTCAG AGGATGAGgacgaggatgaggaagaggaggaagatgatgaggatgacgaagatgatgaagaagaggaggagattgATGTAGTGACCGTGGAGAGGAGGCAAGCTGTGAGGCGGAGCGACTCTGACCCCTCAAACTTGCGCCAGCACAGCCCCCTGGTGCTCAAGCGGTGCCATGTCTCCACCCATCAGCACAACTACGCCGCCCCGCCCTCCACCCGTCACGAGCAGCCCGCTGTCAAGCGCTTGCGCCTGGAGCCGGTCACTGCCAGCAACAGCAGCCGTCCCGGGAGGCAATCGGGTGGCAGCCGCAAGTGCTCGAGTCCACGGACATCAGACTCTGAGGACAATGACAAGCGCAGGACTCACAACGTGCTGGAGCGCCAGCGGCGCAACGAACTCAAGATGAGCTTTTTCGCTCTGCGGGACGAGATCCCTGAGGTCGCCAACAACGAGAAGGCTGCCAAGGTGGTGATCCTTAAGAAGGCCACAGAATGCATCTTTAGCATGCAGTCAGATGAGCAGAGGCTCCTGTCACTTAAAGAACAGCTGAGGAGGAAAAGTGAACAGTTGAGACTAAGGCTGGAACAGCTACGGAACTCTCATGTATGA